A single region of the Xiphias gladius isolate SHS-SW01 ecotype Sanya breed wild chromosome 17, ASM1685928v1, whole genome shotgun sequence genome encodes:
- the zar1l gene encoding ZAR1-like protein, with protein sequence MEGYLSTFPPYNVCDNPVCAPPAPGSGWGKREGRFMTPQGLNYLELCKAILAQVSPSVSPPLRKANTRECGVQVNAKVDKIVQCSLGPKTLFGLESDHPASSKSPRSPDLFGPSGRAPYNTPPGSNLRFLRPVSIYSAVFDRRIFPEKLHDDGGSDGEVEAAEQGESDRDAEADHSGEDTVKDFKTTFRQSSKGSNFQFLEQRYGFFHCKKCNIRWESAYVWCISGTSKVYYKQLCRKCQVGFNPYRVEPILCKGCSQTCCTCEKKQRHINMKRPHRQDLCCRCKGMRLSCDATYSFKYIV encoded by the exons ATGGAGGGGTACCTGTCCACGTTTCCTCCGTACAACGTCTGCGATAACCCGGTCTGCGCTCCCCCAGCTCCGGGCAGCGGCTGGGGAAAGCGAGAGGGCCGCTTCATGACCCCCCAGGGCCTCAACTACCTGGAGCTCTGCAAGGCCATCCTGGCCCAAGTCAGCCCCAGTGTGTCCCCTCCGCTCAGGAAAGCGAACACCAGAGAGTGCGGCGTGCAGGTGAACGCCAAAGTGGATAAAATCGTCCAGTGCTCGCTGGGTCCCAAGACGCTGTTCGGCCTGGAAAGCGACCATCCCGCGTCCTCGAAATCCCCCAGGAGCCCGGATCTGTTCGGACCGAGCGGGAGGGCGCCGTACAACACGCCGCCGGGGAGCAACCTGCGCTTCCTGAGGCCCGTCTCCATCTACTCGGCGGTGTTTGACCGCAGGATCTTCCCGGAGAAACTCCACGACGACGGGGGAAGTGATGGCGAGGTCGAAGCCGCGGAACAAGGGGAGTCTGACAGGGATGCCGAGGCGGATCACAGCGGGGAGGACACAGTGAAGGACTTTAAGACAACTTTCCGCCAGTCTTCAAAGGGGTCCAACTTTCAG ttCTTGGAGCAGAGGTATGGCTTTTTCCACTGCAAAAAGTGCAACATCCGGTGGGAGAGTGCTTACGTATGGTGCATCTCTGGAACCAGTAAG GTGTACTACAAGCAGCTCTGCCGGAAGTGCCAGGTAGGGTTTAACCCTTACAGAGTGGAGCCAATCCTCTGCAAG GGTTGCTCTCAGACTTGCTGCACCTGTGAGAAGAAGCAGAGGCACATTAACATGAAGAGGCCTCACCGTCAGGACCTGTGTTGTCGCTGCAAGGGCATGAGGCTGTCCTGCGACGCCACCTACAGCTTCAAATACATTGTCTGA